In Coturnix japonica isolate 7356 chromosome 4 unlocalized genomic scaffold, Coturnix japonica 2.1 chr4random350, whole genome shotgun sequence, one DNA window encodes the following:
- the LOC107306841 gene encoding drebrin-like has translation MGAPGLERHRLALLAAREDVGNPRAATNWAVFAYEKHHDLRLLDSGAGGVDELAAKFCASSIMYGLCRVRDPGSGAPRVVLISWVGEEVPESQRQACAGHLPAIRAFFKEATAVLSARRADEVTQEGLSRALAQLAPAAAPTTRRSPPADREELVGTNYRKTNPALEIRRTKRDSFWAQAEREEEQRKEEERRRALEERRRWERERMEEERRDAAERERRCREKEQLIEEQRKEQARLEAEERRKEQQRWEQQQREHEAAMRDRSRRSESIEKAAEAAVLVAQRSQNPREFFRQRERAGSTSGSTSGPALPAGPMGSRPGTRRPFLRYQRSLTESAFIFRRPETPTSPTPPDPGAFQAAAPPSPRRPLGTPPSPAGAGPPHASSPTGTWRPPCATVGSPPRPPGAGTPSPISPPGPPVSPPRLRSPPSPPGSGCPDSTRRAEPLPPSSTSGLSPPSSTARGLPPLTPTQQPPTSTVEDEALPLPSPPKTPLDEEGPPPGTPPLPSPPAWGAPELPVGLGEGVLSPQEGPPPPGLPPAPLPPRSPSPPGLKDAAVPCLAPRELQQGTAGEHQLEPELGNRGQNGTGGWTPPWDPPEQGTEPGATILPQPLHKAKPGFTQLLTPGASPPPEDKELSPHAV, from the exons ATGGGGGCCCCGGGACTGGAGCGGCACCGCCTGGCGCTGCTGGCGGCACGCGAGGACGTGGGCAACCCACGGGCGGCCACCAACTG GGCCGTGTTTGCCTACGAGAAGCACCATGACCTCAGGCTGCTGGACTCGGGAG CCGGCGGCGTGGACGAGCTGGCGGCCAAGttctgtgccagcagcatcaTGTACGGGCTGTGCCGAGTGCGGGACCCCGGCAGCGGAGCCCCCCGCGTCGTCCTCATCAGCTGG GTCGGGGAGGAGGTGCCCGAGTCTCAGCGCCAGGCGTGTGCCGGTCACCTGCCCGCCATCAGAGCCTTCTTCAAG GAAGCCACGGCCGTGCTCAGCGCCCGTCGTGCCGACGAGGTGACGCAGGAGGGGCTGAGCCGCgcactggcacagctggcaCCAGCCGCAGCCCCGACCACCAGGAGGAGCCCCCCGGCAGACAGAGAGGAGCTGGTG GGCACCAACTACCGTAAGACCAACCCGGCGCTGGAGATCCGCCGCACCAAGCGGGATTCCTTCTGGGCGCAGGCGGAG CGCGAGGAGGAGCAGCGGAAGGAGGAAGAGCGGCGCCGGGCGCTGGAGGAGCGCAGGAGATGGGAGAGGGAGCGCATGGAGGAGGAGCGCAGGGACGCGGCGGAGCGCGAGCGGCgctgcagggagaaggagcAGCTCATCGAGGAGCAGCG GAAGGAGCAGGCGCGGCTGGAGGCGGAGGAGcgaaggaaggagcagcagcgATGG gagcagcagcagcgggaGCACGAGGCAGCGATGCGGGATCGCTCCCGGCGCAGCGAATCCATTGAGAAGGCGGCG GAGGCGGCGGTGCTGGTGGCGCAGCGGAGCCAGAACCCACGCGAGTTCTTCCGGCAGCGGGAGCGCGCGGGATCCACCTCGGGCAGCACTTCGGGCCCCGCGCTGCCCGCCGGCCCCATGGGGTCACGGCCCG gcacCCGCCGCCCGTTCCTGCGGTACCAGCGCAGCCTGACCGAGTCCGCCTTCATCTTCCGCCGCCCGGAGACCCCCACCTCGCCCACCCCCCCCGATCCCGGAGCCTTCCAGGCTGCGgccccccccagcccccgcCGGCCCCTGGGGACGCCCCCCAGCCCGGCCGGGGCGGGGCCCCCCCATGCCAGTAGCCCCACAGGGACGTGGCGCCCGCCCTGCGCCACCGTGGGGAGCCCCCCCAGACCCCCGGGGGCGGGGACTCCGTCTCCCATCAGCCCCCCTGGGCCCCCTGTCAGCCCCCCCCGGCTGCGGAGTCCTCCCAGCCCTCCGGGGTCCGGGTGCCCTGACAGCACTCGCAGGGCGGAGCCtctgccccccagcagcacttcggggctgagcccccccagcagcaccgccAGGGGGCTGCCACCCCTCACCCCCACCCAGCAGCCCCCCACCAGCACCGTGGAGGACGAGGCTCTGCCCCTGCCCAGCCCCCCCAAAACCCCGTTGGATGAGGAGGGCCCCCCCCCGGGCACCCCCCCGTTGCCCAGCCCCCCTGCATGGGGGGCTCCAGAGCTGCCGGTGGGGCTGGGCGAGGGGGTCTTGAGCCCTCAGGAGGGCCCCCCTCCACCTGGGCTGCCCCCCGCCCCACTGCCTCCCCGCAGCCCCAGCCCCCCTGGCCTGAAGGACGCAGCAGTGCCCTGCCTGGCACCCCGCGAGCTGCAGCAAG GGACAGCTGGGGAGCACCAGCTGGAACCAGAGCTGGGCAACAGGGGTCAGAATGGCACTGGGGGCTGGACACCCCCTTGGGACCCCCCAGAGCAG